The Elusimicrobiota bacterium genome includes a region encoding these proteins:
- a CDS encoding PaaI family thioesterase: protein MTETQASPWPLPGWEEVQPFPFAAARGAFAGMTGTEGRIVLKYYRREDGSLVATARFGSLSEGAPGLVHGGALLTALDEALGAAAWLAGRPVMTARLTTEFRKGVPVGATMLVETRLIRERHRLVLLEGTLSDADHVVYAYADGRFMVLADSDQRRILGRAA, encoded by the coding sequence ATGACAGAGACCCAAGCCTCGCCCTGGCCCCTCCCCGGCTGGGAGGAAGTCCAGCCGTTCCCGTTCGCCGCGGCGAGGGGGGCCTTCGCGGGCATGACCGGCACGGAAGGCCGCATCGTCCTCAAGTACTACCGCCGCGAGGACGGGTCTTTGGTGGCGACCGCCCGGTTCGGAAGCCTGTCCGAGGGCGCGCCGGGGCTCGTGCACGGCGGGGCGCTGCTGACGGCCCTCGACGAGGCCCTGGGCGCCGCGGCCTGGCTCGCCGGACGCCCGGTCATGACCGCGCGCCTGACCACCGAGTTCCGCAAGGGCGTGCCCGTGGGGGCGACCATGCTCGTCGAGACGCGCCTGATCCGGGAGCGCCACCGCCTCGTGCTCCTCGAGGGCACGCTCAGCGACGCCGACCACGTCGTCTACGCCTACGCCGACGGCCGCTTCATGGTCCTGGCCGATTCCGACCAACGCCGTATTTTAGGACGGGCGGCGTGA